In Setaria italica strain Yugu1 chromosome I, Setaria_italica_v2.0, whole genome shotgun sequence, the genomic window TCCTCAATGCAAGTCTCAGGACTATTTTATTGAATAAACAAAGGCAGTCCCTCGAATTCCCAATTTGCTAAATTCTTTCTTTCCCTACAACACGAAACGTGATCCCTAAGCAAAGATATTTTCTTGGAGACGAATAAGCAAAATATATTATAACATTAGCCTTCACTAGCTAGTCAGCAGCTAACTACTCTTCCTCCAAGATCACTGTAAAAGCAAATgattacctttttttttgtgtcaGAGTATATAGAGCAAATAATGTCAGATGCTAAAACAAAGCTTTTGGATGGAAAATTGCAAGCAGAAAATCGACCCGTACCACTCAAATTGCCCCGAATCATGTTTCCCATCATCGTCGCGTAGCCTGCCATGCTAATGTCACCTTCCAAAGATGCCTCCTCCTCACCCATCTGGCCTGTGCTTATCTGGTTGGTGTTACCGTCCCAGCAGGGCACCAAGGGCAAACGGATTCCAACCAAATTTAAACGGGGAACAAAAAACGCAACGCCGTAACAGGCCTACCTGTGCTGTGCAGCAGCTGTATTCGCcgcaacctcctcctccttcctgtggcttcctcctcctccaaccccTCCCCGCCTCCGGCTCACGGATTCCTTCGCCTCGCGAAATTCtcctcgccaccaccaccacctcgtccTCCCACGAATTTCCCTGCTCTAGAAGCTTCCCGGGACGCGGTTCGAGGCCTGGATCTTTGGCCCCGAGGCGCTGCTGCGGTTGCGTGGGGGTTCAGAGCCGGCGCGGGAGCTGCTGTGATTCGCCGGGGGCGCCGCGGGGAATGCTCTACCTCAAGCTGCCGGCGGGGGATTTAGGGTTCCGtccaggggcggcgcggcggggatcCGGCGGTGGTGGGGCCTGAGGTGGCGCGAGCGGGTGATCCGGCGgaggccggccatggcggcggtgtCTGCCGCGATGGAGCAGGAGGCGGAGGCCACCTTCCTGCAGAGCTTCGAGCTCCACGAGAGCGAGTCGGTAAGCCTACCAATGCGCTGGTTCAGCTCGTGtttgcagcagctgctgctttgccgttgccgttgccgttgcGTGCTGAGGGAAGTATTCGGGCCTTCGGATCGGTTGATCCCGGATGGACCAGAAACCCAGAGTACACATTCGAATCCAGCAGTTATGAATTCTAGTATTCATGTCGTTGGGAATCGCTATTTCTCATCGATTCTTGCCTAGTGTTTTCTGAGTCAAATAGTGTCGAAGCTTCGCTGCAAAACTATGCTATTCCCATATTATCCGCCGTTGTGATGATTAGAATACTAGTTCTCACGCATGTTATGGGTATGGCAACATGTGTGGAAATGTTTATCATACAGAACCTTTTCTGTTTTTGTTCTACTTGTGTGTATGTAATGAATTCACATGGTACTCTGATCTGCTGACATATAGTAAAACGTTAGATTTAGCAATTTATTTGAAGGTAATGCAAAATTGTCCTGCTTCATATTTTAGAATCTGCCCTCCATTCCGCGATAACCTTATTTCTAGCACGATAGATCATCAGTTTCCAAAGTGGTGGACAAAGCAGATTAGTTTTTACTTCTGATCACATCTGCATATATATATGCCTTGTAAGGCCATTATTAGCAATAATAGGTACAGAGTTTAAGTGGTGCTGGATAGAATCAAGTGGGAAGGAGGAAAACTTCTAAGGCTTAGGAGTTTGTTGAAATTTCCCTCTGTCCTTTTTTCTGAACATTCCACCTGTAATCACCTGTTAGTCACCGTGTTTGCAAATCAGTATTCAAACCATTGATTGAATTGATTAATCTATCCGTTCAACAAATGATGCACTTCCTTATCACATTTGACATTAGTGCTAACTGCTAAGTATGTTTTGCTTTGCAGACACTTTATATTCTTGGAACTAACTCTGACAAAACACTTTGGAGATTACTCAAGATTGATAGATCAGAGCCATCAGAGCTTGTTATAGATGAGTGTTCTACTGTATATACTGAAAGTGAACATTATGACCTGCTGAAAGGTCTTGATGAAGACCACAGGTCAACTGGCGGAGTAAAATTTGTTGCAAAGTTTTACGGCATAATTGGTAAATTTACTTCTTTGTTTTACAAACTGAGAAACATTTAATCTGTATACACACATTTGATGATAAATTTTGTTCCCAGGTTTCATCAAGTTCCTTGGACCATATTACATGCTAATTATTACTGAGCAGAAAAAAATTGGGGAGATCTTTGGTCATCCAGTGTACCAGGTGACTAGGACTGCAATGGTTGAATTAGCAAATTCTAAGACAAGATCTACCTTTCAAAGCTCCAAGGATGAGAACAGGTTTGGTTTGCCTCATTTTAGTATCAAAGTACCAATGCTGTATCAATCGAGGAAAACTAGATGTATCAAAATAGTAGCTGTAGACGTCTACTATTTTCTTCATTAACTTAAAATGGTTGGATCaatcaaggaaaaaaacaatGTGCAAAAATAAGTCTGTGGATGCCATTGTTTTTTAGCTTATTTAGTTTACACTTTTTATTAACTCAACTTGGCAGCATAGTTATTAGGACCGGACTGGTCATCGAACCGGTAAGAGCTTCGGTTCATTGGCTCATTGGTCCAACCATTACGAGCTGGTTGAACCGCTGGTTCAATAATCTTGGACTGTTTAATTGAACCGCCCACGAATACTTAAGAACCGGAGCATATATCCAGTTAACAATTAGCAATATATAGTCGATCTCAAATAAAACAGTAGATTAAGAAATCACTTTACACCACTGTCCGCATGTAAACTAAAACTGTTTTCTCTTAACACTTGAGGATTTACAGCTCCGTTATATCAAGTCTCAAATCTTTTGGTGCAAATTATTCAATTCCCGTGCAATTTCAAGTATAACCGCATTCCATTTATAGATCATCGTAGGAATTTCAATCACAAATATGTAGCAGATAGCAGGAAAAGGAATTTACATTCTAGCAATAGCAACTTGGCAAAAAGCAGTACCATCAGGTAGGTAGCACGCAGCAGCGATTCCCAGCCTGGCCCTGCTGCAGCCTGCGGACTGCCTTCTATGCCTGCTCACTGAGTGCTGCTATGCCGCACCCTGCTCGCCGCTCATGGCAGCGCAGCCACACCGCAGCCCCACTCACTGCTCAGGgcctcgtcatcggctcgttgCGCCACCGGCCGCTGCCTTGCGCGCTCCTCATGGCCGCGTCGTCACGCCGTTGCGCTGCTGCCTCGCTCGCCACTCACGgccgcgccgtcgcgccgcTCGCTGCCACCCCGCTTGCATCGGCAAAGAAGAGGAAATGGCTCCTGCTCCACGCCGCCAGGCTCAAGGGAAGGATTGAAGTGAGAAGTCAAAGAGATAAGGTTAGCGCGTGAGTCCACCAGATGAAAATTGGAATGCACATCTCACTGGTCAAAAGCCATCCGGTTCAAATCAAAACCGTCTGGTTCGCCGGTTCAGTAGAAAACCGGCCGGTTCGTTCAGTTTTTACCGGTCCGATTGCGGGGTCGGTCTTTTAAGTGAACCAAGCCGTTGGAGGCTCTGGTTCGGTCTTTTACCGGTCCGGTCCTAATAACTATGCTTGGCAGTAGAAAACTTTATTGTCATCAACTATGTCCAAAGGCAGcttatttcttttttaattCAATTTCTCCAGATCTACAGCTAGCTACGTATAGTACTATTTTTTGAACCAAATAAAAGAAATGTGAATCATCctttcaagtttttttttctgctgaCACTGAATTATTGCAATTCTTCATAATATAATCTATCTCTTTATCTAATCCTGCAGATACAAGAAGATCTTGAACGCACTTGATCTTAGGAAGGATTTCTTTTTCAGTTATTCATACCACATCATGAGAAGTCTTCAGAAGAACTTGAGTGATCCACATCAGGAAGGATGGACCTTATATGAGACAATGTTTGTCTGGAATGAGTTTCTGACACGTCGGATCCGTAACTGTCTCAGAAATACTTTGTGGACCGTTGCATTGGTCCATGGTTTCTTTAAGCAGGTACATGCTTAATAAATTAGTCTCCTTTGAATCAGATTGTCACTTTTTAATGAGAAGATACTAGAAATGCTTTTATTCCAAAAAAGAGGTGCTACAAATCAGCTGGGTTACATCTGGTTGTCCTGTCTAACACAATCACATTGCTTAGCATTTATTTCTTCCCTCAGTTTCTGTACCGCAATCATTTCAAAAATAACATTCTTAGATTCTACCTCTGAATACTAAAAAAGGTCCTGTTGACATGTTTTAAGGATAAATTCTCAATTTCTGGGAAGGATATCATGCTTACACTCATTGCTAGACGCTCAAGACATTATGCTGGGACCAGGTTTGTGCTTGAAACTTATTTGTTAAATAAATTGTCTCCCCTTACTAGTTTGGCATGATGTTTGGGCTTACTGTAATGGATAATGAGCAGATATTTAAAAAGGGGGGTGAATGAGAAGGGCAGAGTAGCAAATGATGTTGAGACTGAGCAAATTGTCTATGAAGCTGTGCCAGGACCTAGTGAAGTAAGTTCTGTTGTGCAGAACAGGGGTTCAATCCCACTATTCTGGTCTCAGGAGACATCAAAATTGAATCTTAAACCTAATATAATTTGTAAGTTCCAAAACCTTTCTATGATTCATCCGTCACCAACTCAAGATTACCAATCAAAACCAACGCTTTTATCAACTTTGCGTGTAAAAGTTTCCCATTTTTGTCAGTGCATGAAATGGACAGCGATTATGAAGCCACCAAACTTCATTTTGAAAATCTTAGAGCAAGATATGGAAACCCTATCATTATCTTAAACTTGATTAAGGTGAGTTTACCTTCTTATTCTGGAGTAGCAGCATCTTTTCATTATATCTGTGCATGAATGATAATTTCTCCATGTCTTTGTTGTTTATTGGAAGACACGTGAGAGGCGAGAGTCTATACTTCGCCGTGAATTTGATAAGGCAATCAAGATAATAAACAAGGGCTTATCAGAGGAGAATCATCTAAGGTTCTTACATTGGGATCTTCATCAAAACTCTCAAGGGTATTCATTGTTATATTTCTCATTCATTTCCTATTTGTCATTGTCTTGTGGTGTGTTTTATCGAAGTATTCTGTTTCAGCAAACCTACAAATGTGCTTGATGTTCTACTGAAAGTGGCATTTCGGGCTCTAAGTTTAACCGAGTTTTTTTATTGTCAAATTGCACCAAGTTCGGAGACTGCTGGTCACTGGCCGACTCTGTTGTAAGCTTTTTTCCCAGTACTAGCTTGTTCACTATACAGTTCACCTCTGCTGCGCTACCTCAAGAGTTGGTACTACTGTTCTTTAAAaatttaatttgttttttcaTTCGTGCTTTATAGGAGTGGTCTTGATCCATACTTATGTGATGACAACAGCAATAGTGACAACACAGAATGCACTGAGATTGTTGGTGATATATCCCAAGAGGATATCTCTGGCAGCTCTGATTCCTCTGGTAATGCAACTGCAGAAGACAAAGTTGATAATAGTGAACTGCCACCACTAAAACCTCCAAAATTCCAAAAAGGTGTTTTGCGGACAAACTGTATAGATTGCTTGGATCGTACAAATGTTGCTCAGTATGCGTATGGTTTAGCTGCTCTTGGACATCAACTGCATGCGCTTGGTTCTATAGAATCTCCAGAGCTAGGTTTAGAAGCTCCCTTGGCCCATCACTTGATGCACTTTTATGAGAGTATGGGGGACACACTTGCTGTACAGTACAGTGGTTCGGCTGCTCACAACAAGGTAATTTTGCGGCATGTTCTTTGGTTGTAATGTCAGGAATGAGATATAACATTTGGTTTGGGGGATTTAGAACTGGTTAATTCATTAGCTTAAATTGCAGTATAACACATGAGCATACAAAGATGCTTGCACTAGAACCAGCATACACTAGAACCAATCATGGATGAGTTTGCTTGTTTTGATACCATTGCTTTTgtaaggaaagaaaaatagtGTGTCACACTAGAGCCCTATCTGCTTAATGGACATCTGTAATTTGTACCATAGACAGACTTTCAAGATGCTAGACACGAAGTGTTCTCATGGGGCCACGGCAGCTGGTCTTTGGAGGAATATAAAATTGGAACTTATAAATACTGACACTAAGTTGGAAGCACATAATATGCTTACAGTTTTTAAACGCATAACTGTTCACTAAACCTTGATGAAGACTGATCATGGCACCAACATAACTCTATATGCAAAGGGGAAAAGTTATGCATAAAATAATGAACATCTTTTTATTACTCAAATCTCCTAATAACCTAGCAGTTCAATgatcaagctaaaacaaaaGGGCCCATTTAATTTTAATCCCATATTTTCAACTAGCTAAGCTACTCTTCCTCAAATGAAAATGTATCTGCATTGCTTTGTGGCAAGTCTTCTTTTTACCTCTATCCTATGTGCTGTTTCATGTTTAGCTGTTTGGTTTCGGCATTGCTCtaattttttctttgatttgtCCTTTTCTGAAGATATTCTCTGCAAAGAGAGGTCACTTGAAGCTTTTTATTCAGTCACAAGAGTTCTTCAGGACACTACAACGGCACTACAGCAACACCTGTATAGATGCTAACAAACAGGCTGCCATAAACTTGTATGTTTTACTGGGTATCAATGTGTGTTAAGCAGAGAGTTTCTTTCCTTTTATTAATGTGTTGTATTGTGCGCGTTAACTGTGTtttgatgttttttttatttatcacCTGGTGTTCCCCTTCTTGTAGATTTTTGGGATACTTTCAGCCGCAGCAGGAAAAACCTGCACTGTGGGAGCTAGAATCATCTTCTGGGGAGCATAACAATGAACTTTTTGATGACCACCCAAGGTAAATTAAAATTATATGTGACAACATAAGTACCTCTAAAGCCCTAAGTGTAGTGATGCACAGTGACTACATAAGTGGCTCATATTCGTGTTCTATGGTTCTTGTAATGCCTTTTCATGTGTTTTGCAGCCTATAGCATTTTGGAATATGAGCCTATGCTGATGTCTAGTAAAACTAGTTTATTTAAAGACATTTGTATTCAATGAACTAGATCTAATATTCTTTCTTGAGGTTgtacttttttattttattatgttGGAGTATCTTCATGTTGTACTGAATATATGCACATGTGAAGTAATTGACAAGCAGAATTTCAATGTTCTGTTATCATtgtaaaataaaagaaactatATCTTCATTGATTCATTATGTAGGATTGAAAAACTTCATGTGATTTAATTTTCTAAAAGAAACATTACAAATTATCTGCAGCCGTTGCTCTGTTGCCGAGttacttttctttttgagaaaaaGGCAGGCTCAGTCCTTAATCAATATAAATGGCACTAAAATCCTTTTGTGAATTAGACTAGATAAAATAAAAGCTAGAGGCACCAGGGACCCATATTACTAAGATGTTTCCTTTACAGCTAATCCTACTCAAGACCACCATTTTCTGATCCTATTTACATGCTGGCCATTTTGTGTGTACTCTCCTTGGTCACAGTATGGATAGATCAAGGCCTCCTTCGGCAAGCTTAGTTGATTGGATTGAACAGTCTGTATCTTTTTTCATGGCGCATTAAGTATCCTCCTGTATTGATTGAAATTAGCTGACAATGATATCCTACTAAAGAGTACACAAGGGTGCTTTAACTTTTAGTGCAACCGTCCAAGCGGCACTTGTCATGATAAAGGCTTGGTACTGCTGTGCAGTAACTAAAAAAAATACAGTGACTGATTGGAGGTTTTAGTGTTTTTCAGTAGAGCTGAGGCCTGAGTtgtatttttcttaaaaaaaatatcttgcagaatgtttttgaatttgaagCACTGTTTCTATTTATGTCTAACACTCTGATGAACACCATGAGACACGAGGAACTCCTTAGCACATCTGAAGATAACCCAAAGTTTGAACCTTTGAATGAAGCATGCATGTGGTAACTTAGAGCATCGTTCTTATCATTGACTGTTTATTTTGATGTTACAGTACAttgaaaagaataaaatcagATGGAGGTTTTCTTCATGAAAGCAATGCATCTATATCTGGCTCGGGTCATTGCCATAATGAACCGTTGAGTGAATCACAGCCTGATGTTCAGAGTGGGTTACAAGTTCCAAATTTGGAATCTGATTCAGTTCATGAGAATGAAGTTTCATCAGGCTATGAAAGTGGGGTATCACACCTAAGGTAGATTTATGCTCGTTTAGGATTTTACCTTCATCTATCTTCTTTACAGTTACCAGAATAATTTAGTATGAGATCGTGAGAATGTGGTGGTTTAGAATTCATATAATGAGATTTCCTGTTTACTTGACAGCTTCTTTGTTCTCTAATATTTGTTTTAGGTATACTCCCACAGCCTCTGATATACTTCATGTACCAAGGGCTGAAACTGAATATGTCAATGATTCTGGTGATTCAAACTTCCTGGATCTTGAATGGCTCTCTACTTCAGGCAACTCAAGTGATGAAAGGTCAACTTTTCAACTTTTTTGCTTTATCATCTATAATTCTCATTTCTCATGCATAATACCATCGTAGCCTTCAGCAGAAAGTTTTCTTTGTAATGTTGTATgcacctttctttcttttaggaCCTGAGCTAGGAAAACTGACTGGGGGAAAGGAGAAAAAATTTGAAGGATAATTATAACTTGTCTGTGCTATTATTTATATAAAGTTTCCTTGCTCTTGCAATCACATAGCTTTTTCAGTACTAATCACAGATCTGTACAACCTTTTTCAGTACCATTTAATAAAATAGTATATCCTGAGAACCACGCTGGACATGTTTTGTTTTTCATGCTCCATTTCGCTTATTGCTGCTGCTTTGTAGACATCAACAGAAACACTTTTCTTTCCTTACAGTTTTTTGTTCAACTGTGCTTGAACAGGTCTATTGCAACTAGCACACCAGACGCAAACCTATCAACCGAGAATGTAATTAGTGGCATAACTCCTGACGTGGTGGTGAGGATATGGCTCAAAAAACCATACTGTCTATAAAACAATTCCTTCTGAGTATTTTGGTGCATTGGAATCTGTTCACAATTTTCTAGAAAGTTTAAATGTATAATTTTTTGTGGTGGTGCTTTTCAGGAAAACCAAGTTGCTGAGATTCAGGCTCAGAAGTTACCTGAGGATTTTGTGCAGTGGGTCAATCACGGGGACACCTTTTGGTTTTAAGATTACAATGATGCTGTCCCATATTCCCATGTATTTCTGGCTACCTGGAATATCCAGCTTCTCTTCCTGGGTACTCATTGGACGGATTTGAGTAGGAGATTAGGAGGTGAGAATGAGATGATGGTACAGCAGTTCAGGCATTTCCCTTGCTGTATGCCCGCACCATTCCAGAGTCCTTTAGGCAagattcgaaaaaaaaagagtccTTTAGGGAAGCATAACATCTGTTTATTTGGTCACATCCTTTTTACTATGGGCGAGTAGGTAGATATACCTTTTCTTTTGAATGAAAATAGAAATAGGCGTGGTGATTATTATTCATCTGAAATTGTATCATTATTCAGGGAACTTCTATTTTCATGTGTAAATATATATGCTTGAGGTGCCTTTAGTGGAGGTGGAGAGCAAACCACCGTTTATTCCCCCAACATCTTTCCCCTCCTTTTTTGTTCTGGTCTCGCGGAACAGTCT contains:
- the LOC101753561 gene encoding phosphoinositide phosphatase SAC2 translates to MAAVSAAMEQEAEATFLQSFELHESESTLYILGTNSDKTLWRLLKIDRSEPSELVIDECSTVYTESEHYDLLKGLDEDHRSTGGVKFVAKFYGIIGFIKFLGPYYMLIITEQKKIGEIFGHPVYQVTRTAMVELANSKTRSTFQSSKDENRYKKILNALDLRKDFFFSYSYHIMRSLQKNLSDPHQEGWTLYETMFVWNEFLTRRIRNCLRNTLWTVALVHGFFKQDKFSISGKDIMLTLIARRSRHYAGTRYLKRGVNEKGRVANDVETEQIVYEAVPGPSEVSSVVQNRGSIPLFWSQETSKLNLKPNIILHEMDSDYEATKLHFENLRARYGNPIIILNLIKTRERRESILRREFDKAIKIINKGLSEENHLRFLHWDLHQNSQGKPTNVLDVLLKVAFRALSLTEFFYCQIAPSSETAGHWPTLLSGLDPYLCDDNSNSDNTECTEIVGDISQEDISGSSDSSGNATAEDKVDNSELPPLKPPKFQKGVLRTNCIDCLDRTNVAQYAYGLAALGHQLHALGSIESPELGLEAPLAHHLMHFYESMGDTLAVQYSGSAAHNKIFSAKRGHLKLFIQSQEFFRTLQRHYSNTCIDANKQAAINLFLGYFQPQQEKPALWELESSSGEHNNELFDDHPSTLKRIKSDGGFLHESNASISGSGHCHNEPLSESQPDVQSGLQVPNLESDSVHENEVSSGYESGVSHLRYTPTASDILHVPRAETEYVNDSGDSNFLDLEWLSTSGNSSDERSIATSTPDANLSTENVISGITPDVVENQVAEIQAQKLPEDFVQWVNHGDTFWF